The sequence ATGTATACTTCTACCATAGCCGAAATTCTTTATTCCAAAATTTATCGTGTCAAAAAGTTGAATCCCAAATAGTAACTCTTTTGGATCTTCTGTATTTTTAAAGTGCTTGTAGAGAAATAAGGTTTCCATATACCTAGGCTCTGTCTCAGCATAATTGTCCACTTCTGTAATTCTTTCTCTTTCAGCTAATTGTGCATTAAGTTGTTCCTGATACAAGGGATAAGTAAGAACCATTATGGTTAAGAGTGCCACTACCACCATGGCTAATTTAAATACAACTTTTCGATTAAGAATTGCATAAGCAATAATCGCAAAGGCTAACATTCCAACAGAGGTTCTCCTTGTAATTACGACAAGGAAAATAATATTTAAAGTAATAAATGTAATATCAATTGTTCGCAGAAATAGTGAACTGCTTTTACTTTCAAGTACGTAATGGATTGATATGAATATTATAATCGGAGCTATGTACATTCTAGAGGTACCTAGAAAACCGGTGGTAAAACTGCCACCATAGACCGCTTCACCTATATGAAGGACGTTTGCCATGATCAAATAGAGAGGAATGGCAATAAGCATGAATCTATTGTAAGGTTCGAATTCTTTTATAAAATCCCTTTTAGATCCAAAGAAATTCCCTACGATTACCATACTTAAGGAAATGATCAAAGCAAATGCTGTTTTTGCGGATAAAATAAAATCTCCAGGGTTAAATATCAGAAGAGCTATAATGTAAAGGGCTACTAAGGAAAAGACCCAATCACTTTTTTTAATAGCCTTATTGGCAAAAATATACGCCAAAACCATAATTAAAGGCAAAATATAACGAATGGCTGCAAAAACCTTTAAATCCTTATAAAATCCATCAAACATGTCGAATACTAAATAGAATACCATTAATGCATAGATGAAGTTCTTTTGATCAAAAATAAAATAGCCTATTAGTATGAGGGATAAAAGAATAAGTATCATGATGTAGATGTGTTTGACTGAGCGACCACTTGTTTATATCCTAGAATCAATTTCTTAACGAAACTGGGGGTTCTGTTAAGTAAATAAAGCTTTTTCCAAGAATGTTGGATACCAGGATATTGATTGATGTACTTGAAGTCTTTTTCTATTTTCTTACTTTCTGATAAGTAGCCTCCCCAAGCGTAGCGAGTTCCTTTGAGAATAGCTTTCATTGCTATGTAGACGTTGGCATCATTGTTATTCTTCTGATATAGATCTTGCCAAGTCTCTTTACAATTGTCTTTTTTGTTACTTCTATGTACAATTGAGCCGTCCTGTTTAATGTATATAGTAAGCGAATCAGGATGAAATGCCACAGGATAATTAAGAGCAATTTTTGCCCATGTGTATACATCCTCCCCTGAAATCATTCCAACAGGGAAACCACCAACTTTATCAAAGACGTTTTTTCGTACAATTGTAGCGCTCGTCCAAGCAATTACATATTTGAGGCATGTTTTGAAATAATTTTCTATTATTCCTCTTTTGAGATCATGATTCATGTCATAGGACTTGCCTTTGTAAATAGTTGAATGTGCACAGTTGTACATTCCGGCTTCAGGATATTCCTCTATGAGTTTAGCCATTTCTTCGAGATAATTTGGTTTCCATAAATCATCAGCATCCATAAAGGCGATGAAAGGTCTGGTGGACCGGCTTATGCCATAGTTTCTCGCATCTGAAACCCCTCCGTTTTTTTTATGGTAAAGCTTAATCCTGCTGTCTTTGAAATCTTCTACTTTTTCGACACTGTCATCAGTGCTACCATCGTTAACTATTACTATTTCAAAATCGGTATGAGTCTGCTCTTGAACAGACTTCAAAGTCCGGGTAATGTTTTCTGATTTATTATATAAGGGAATAACTACACTGAACATGGGTTAGTTCTGGTTAGAATTAAGGATTAAAAGTTCTACTGATTAGGCTCCTAGTCCCCGGATAGAGCTTCGCCCCGTCAGTCCCATCTCGTAGAACTTAGCAGGGATGTTTGATTTTAGTCTAGGTAGGAGTGTAACTCCTCTTTAGTAAATTGTGAAAAGACGAACACACATGGGGTAGGTAAGGCTGCATTTATACTGCAGCTCTTCCGCTTCCTCCTTTAAATATTTTATTGATCATGCTAGACTTATTCTTGTCATCAGAATAATATCCATAGCCATAGCCTCCATAGTTAAGTTCTTTCGAAGGAACATCATTAAATACCGTATATATATTTCTAAATCCTTTTTTGTCTTTAAGGCTATTGATGTCCTCAATAAAACTGTGATCACTATAGTTATACCTTACCACACATAATGTGACATTCACCATCTTTAATACAGCCAGTGTTTCACTGGTTAGTCCTATTGGAGGGGTGTCAAAAATGATTACATCATATATTTCTTTCAGTTCTTTAATCATCGTTTCAAACTGATTCCCAATGAGTAATTCTGCTGGATTGGGAGGGGTGGGACCCGCTACCATCAAATCCAAATTAGGGTAGGGGGATTTTTGTATCACTGCATTTACGTCATTTACCTGTTTGCTAAGGTAGGTGGACAGCCCAACGGCATTACTTAGTTTGAAATCATTGAAAAGCTTTGGTTTGTGCATGTCACATCCAACCAAAATCGTTTTCTTGTCTGCAATAGAATATGCTGAAGCTAAATTCATTGATGTAAAGCTTTTCCCTTCGCCAGCAATGGAAGATGTGATGGCTATGGTGATCTTTTCTTCTTTAGGAACAATAAACGTCAGATTGGTTCGAAGAGACCTAAATGCTTCGGCAATGGAAGATTTGTTTTTGTTAAGGACGACTAAATTGTTCTTATTACTATTATGTCCGACAGATGTTAGGACGGGGTTGTTCAGTTTTGATTCCAGTTCTTTGCGATCTTTTACTTTGACATTTGTAAAGATCATTATACTGATAATTAATACAGGCAAAATAAACCCTACGGCAATACCAATGATATAATTGGTGAGTGGTTTAAGGGGAAGTGGGGTATAAGAGGGCTTTGCACTTTCCATGATCTTATCAGGTGCTGTGTTTGAAACCATGGATATGGCTGCTTCTGCTCTTCTTTGCATCAAGAAGGTATAGATGTTTTCATTCAAAGTAAATGAACGCTGTATTCTCAATAAATCTTGCTCAGTAGATGGAAGTTTCTTGAACTCACTTTCCAGTCTATTTAGTCTTGTTTGTAAACTGGAAACTAGCCTGTCGGAATTACTGATGGTATTTTTCAATACCTCGATGATGGATTTATTTAAGTCTTCAATTTTTTTACTGACCTCTTTCACATTGGGAGCAGAAGCTGTTTGGGTCGCAAGGTATTGTGAACGTTCTGATTGGAGAAGGATTAGGTCTTGGATTAATTTATTTAAAATGGGGTCGTCTATACCGATCCCAGAAGGGAGAATAATATCGCTATAATCCTCTTTTGTAAGATAACTCTGAAGGTTTTTATAGTAATCATTTTTAAAGTTTTCCTGATTGAGTTCAGACTCCAGTTCGGTGATTTTTTGAAAAATAGAACTTCCTTCCGTACCAATGTTATAGGTTTTGTTTTGACTTCTAAAAGACTGAAGTTTATTTTCAATAGTGGATAGCGTGTCAGATACACCGCTTATTTGATTGTCTATAAAGTCAACCGTTTTTCTAGCTTGGAGGTTTTTTTCTTCCAAAGAGTTATCAAGAAACGTTTCTAACAATGTGTTAACATAATCGCTTCCTTTATCAGGTACTGTGGTGATCAAAGAAACATTTAGAATAGAACTCATTGCATCTACTGGAGCTATCGTAAGGTTTTCCCCAGTATATTGGGCTAATAAACTTTTTCGACTTCTGAGGATTACTTTGACTGCTCCAGGAGCAAGCTTTTCTACTGGAGTTACCTTTATACGCGCATGAGCAGTTTCTATCCAGCGATTGAAAGGAAAAGCCTTCGGAGTGGTGCTTATTTCTATATGCTCCAATTTTCCATCACTGGGTGTATCTAGCATATATTCATCGCTAATGTAACTAATTATGTAGTTTTCGGCATTTTTCCACTCAATTTTAAATTTGTTCTCAGTTAATTGTGGATGATTCCAGTCCACTTCAACTTTTATTGGGGATGATTGATAGATTTCGTGATCTTTAAAGATACCCTCTTGATAGTATTCTACATCAAAATCCATTTTATCCAAAACCTCATTGGCCAGATTATAGGACTTTAGTTGGTGTCCATCATTGGCCATTTTGTTGATCAATGAGTTGTTTAAATCCTGAGGCATATTGGTTAAGTTAAGAATGTTGCCTCTTTGAAGATCCTCTTCGATTAGCAACTTCCCACTTACCTTGTATTCAGAAGGCTGGGTTTGGTTATAAAAATAGGCTGCTGATCCAAATAGAACCATGGACAAAAGGATAATTGGCCAAAAACGTAAATATTTGGAGAAGAGTTCTTTAAAGTCAAAAGTGTCGTTACTTCCACTTCCCTCAGTATAATAATCAAATTCGTTGTTGTTCATGGTGTAATAATTTAGTTGTTATTGGTGGCATTATAGATTAAAACGCCAAGGGTTAGGGTGGTCACAAGAAGTTGGAAGGTTTGGACGAAGGTAGCGCCCGTTCCAAGTTCCCTAACTTTCATAGGCTCTGCATAAATGAGGTCATTTGGGCGTAGAAAGTATAAATCAGATTCCATGATCCGCTCATCCAAAAGGTTGATTTTGTATACTTTGGATCCTTCAGGGTATTGACGAATGAGCGTAACTTCGTGTCTGTTAGCGACTGTTGTCATTTCTCCAGCATTGGCAATAGCCTCCAAAATGGTTACCCTGTTTTGCAAAATGGTGTATTTTCCAGGATTGTTGAATTCTCCTAAAGCGCTGTATCGCATACCGCCTAGGCGGACTCTGACAAAGTAATCCGATGCTGAATTGACATATTGGATCACTTCTTCCTCAACCAGGGTTTTAGCCTCTTCGACGGTAAGGCCTACCACTTTAAGATTTCCGATAACAGGTAGTTCTATAAACCCTTCATCATCAATAGTATATCCTGTCATGAAATAAACGTCTCCACCGTCCGCGAGGCCACCTCGCATAGCATTGCTATTTGATGAAGCATCCGAATCGTTAAAAAGTAAATTAAGTTCTGGACTTGTGGTTCTGATGTTTACATCAAGTACATCATTTAGCTGCAATTTGTAATCTTCATACTTGTGTACCTTCAGATCACCCGAAGTGGCCACCATTTTGTCTGCATCCTGCTCTTGTAAATAGATCAACTTCTTGTTGGATATACAACTGAAAGACAGAAGGCCGATTAAGCAGAAAATTGTTAAGTTTCTTATTTGTTTCATTGTATTTAGGTTGGATAGTATCTGTAAAAGTTTTGTCCGTTAACATTGCTTAAAGGTAAAAAAAAAATATTCGATAAAACAATTTTAAATTAAAAAAAATGATGTTTGTATACATAAAAAAGTTGAAGATTGCTTTCTGATGCATTTCAAGGTTATTTTTTCGTATTTTGTAACATTATAAAAATGCGTCTCTAATGGCATTTAAAAAGGATTATTTCTCGCCATGTTTTATTTCTTATGTACTTTTGGGGAACGGTAAATGGGAGAACGTGATGAGCAAACCTGATTTTGATGATATTTTTATGGAACTGGCCGTGAATTTGGCCAAAAGGTCACACTGTATTAAAAAGCACGTGGGGGCTGTGTTGACTAAGGAAACTAGGATTATATCCATTGGGTATAATGGCCCTCCATCTGGTACGCACAATTGTGATGAAGAATTTCCGGAAAGTGGATGTAGCCGAGATAGTAAAGGAAGTTGTTCCCTGGCCATTCATGCCGAACAAAACGCCATTCTATATGCTGTGAAAAATAATGCCTCCGTGGAAGGGTCTACGTTATATGTTACCTTGGCTCCGTGCCTTGCCTGCGCCCGTATTATATACAGCATGGGCGTGGCCAAAGTAGTTTATATGTATTCTTATGCTGCATATAAAGGCCTTCCATATGATGAAGGCGTCGAGTTCCTTAAAAAATTTGGCGTGGAAGTAGAGCATTATGATAAAGAGATCATCTATGAAGACCACCTTATTTAAATGAAATTGACTTCAGGGTAAAGGTGGATATTGAATTTTTCTTTGATATCTCTTTGGATTTTTTCTGATAAGGCTTTGATGGCTTCTCCATCTCCATTTCCATAGTTAACCAGTACCAGTGGTTGGTTTTTATGAACACCCACATCACCGAAGGTTTTTCCTTTCCAGCCCGCCATTTCCAATAGCCAGGCAGCAGGTACTTTTACACCATTTTCTTGTGGGTAGAAGGGGATAGTCGGGTAATCTCTTTTCAGCTGTTCAAATTGTGCTTTGGTGAGGATCGGATTTTTGAAGAAGCTGCCAGCATTTCCCAATTTTTTAGGGTCGGGGAGTTTCTCCTGTCGGATTTTGATGACAGCATCGCTGATATGCTTAAGGCTGTAAGAGCTTTCCTGATGTCCCATGTTTTCAAGTGTAGAACGTATGGCGCCGTAACTTACGTTAAACGTAGGTTTTTTTGAAAGTCTGTAAACTACATGGGTGATGATGTACTGGTCTCGAGCAACATTCTTGAAAATACTATCTCGATATCCAAACTTACAGGTTTCCTTATCAATCTTAACGGTCTCTAAACTGTCCCGATTGATGGCTTCCAAGTGGTCAAAGACTTCTTTAATTTCTATCCCATAGGCTCCGATATTCTGCATAGGAGAGGCCCCTACGGTGCCGGGGATAAGGGAAAGATTTTCCACCCCTGCCCATTGATGGCTAATCGTATGGAGGACAAAATCATGCCATACTTCTCCAGCACCTGCTTTTACCCAGACATGGGAGTCATCTTCTTTGAGCACTTCGATACCTTTAATACTGATTTTTATGACCAGCGCGAATACATCTTTTGTCAACAGCACATTACTTCCTCCTCCCAGAATAAGTACCGGAAGGTTTTGCTCACGGGCATATTGAAGCGTCTCTTTAATTTCATGTACGGATTCTACTTCTATAAAAAACCTCGCCTTTTTGTCAATTTGAAAAGTATTATATGGCTTTAAAGAAATGTTTTCTTGTATATTCATGAATGTTAAATAGCTTGGTAAACTAGTTTAATTATTGTATTAGTGGTGTAACGAGCAAAGTTGAAGATAGATATGGGATATCTTTAGTTATTGCGAAATAAATAAGATTTTAAAAATAAAGAAACGATAAGCCAAACAAAGATTTTTGAAAGGATGAAAGAAATGATCATTAACGGTGTCCGAATCAGACCGGGCCAATCAATCAATATTGAAATAGCCATTGCCCGATTACCCACCCATACGTTGATTGACCTTCCTGTGTTTATCAGAAGGTCCAAAGAAGATGGTCCTGTGGTACTGATCAGTGGTGGGGTCCATGGTGATGAAATTAATGGCATCGTGGCCGTTAAGAGAATGCTGGAGGAAGAGCTCCTTCAGCCTGTACGGGGAACGATCATTTATATTCCATTGGTAAATGTCTATGGCTTTTTGAGTAACAGCAGGACTTTTCCTGACGGTAGGGATCTGAATAGAAGTTTTCCTGGCAATAATAAGGGTTCTTTAGCTTCTCAGATTGCCTACATTCTCACCAATGAGATCATCCCGGTAATCGATTATGGTATCGATATCCATACTGGGGGACGTATGCTGGGGAATTATCCCCAAATAAGAGTGGATTTTAAAGATAAAGTGGGCATGGAAATGGCCAAAGCCTTTGGGGCCAGGTTTGTTTTGAACTCGTCCCATATTGATAAGTCTTTTAGAAAGGAGGCTTTTAAGCGAAAGAAGCATATATTGGTTTATGAGGGAGGGGAATCCATGCGTTTGGATGAATTTTCTGTGGAAGAAGCCATAAAGGGAACGAAAAGGATGCTAAACTATTTGGGAGTGATCGATGAAGATATTCCTATGGATGAGCCGATCATCATTAAAGAAAGCTCGTGGACCAGGGCTAAAATTTCGGGGATTTTTACTCCCGTGGTCCAAATTGGTGATGAAGTAAAGAAGCGACAGGTGTTGGCTAGGATTTCTGATCCTTATGGACAAGTGAAAGTACCTGTGAAGAGCAGCTCAAATGGTTACGTGGTGGGCTTGAACAATTCTCCTGTGGTAAACGCGGGTGATGCCTTGTTTCATATTGGGAAAGATTGATTTATTGAATGTTATAGAAGGAAATTAGGGTGTTTTAGGCATTATTCTTGTTAAAGATATGAACATGACTTTTGAAAGCTATATTCAGATTCGTGAACGGAGCGAACAGCTTTGTGCCAATCTGGAAACTGAGGATTTTGTGATTCAAGCAGCAGAGCACGTTAGTCCTGCCAAGTGGCACCTCGCCCACACGAGTTGGTTTTTTGAAACGTTTGTGCTTAAACCATATCTTTCAGATTACCAGGAATTCCATCCTGATTTTAGCTTTTTTTTCAATAGTTACTATAACGCTGTAGGGGAACGGACGGTTAGAAATCATCGAGGGCTCATGACCCGTCCTACCACTGAAGAAGTGTTTGACTATCGTGGTTACATTGATGAGCAAATGAAAACAGTCCTCGAAAATGGATTGACGGAGGAAGTAGAAGCAACCATTTTGCTCGGACTTAACCATGAGCAGCAGCACCAAGAACTTCTCCTGACGGATATTAAATATAACCTTTGGCAAAATCCACTCCTGCCTGCGGTAATCAACATAAAGGAATATCTAAAGCAAGAAGAAGGAGGCTGGATAAAAATGAAGTCGGGAATCTACGAAATCGGTCATGAAGGAGAAGGCTTTTGTTATGACAATGAGTGCTCCCAACATAAGGTATACCTTGATGATTTTGAAATCGGATCCCAACTTGTTTCGAATAGGATGTATTTGGAATTCATAAAAGCTGGAGGCTATGAGAAGCCTGATTTTTGGCATTCAGATGGATGGACATGGGTCCAGCAGGAGGCTATTACTGGACCTTTGTATTGGATTAAGCAGGGCGGGGATATTAGTTGTTATACGTTGGATGGCAAAAAGGAATTGGATTTGGATGCTCCACTGGCACACGTTTCATACTATGAGGCAGCGGCTTATGCCGAATGGGCGGGGTGTCGGCTTCCAACAGAAGCTGAATGGGAAGTGGCGAATAGAAAGTTTTCATGGGGGAATAGGTGGGAATGGACAAACTCGGCCTACTTACCGTATCCAAGGTACCAAAAAGCACCTGGAGCCATTGGAGAATATAACGGCAAGTTTATGATTAACCAGATGGTATTGCGTGGCGCTTCTGTCGCTACATCTCCAGGTCATTCGAGAAGTACATACCGGAATTTTTTCCATCCCCAATACCAATGGCAATTTACTGGAATCAGACTTTGTAAAAAATAACCCATTCTTTCATGGAATCGACCATCAAAACCGATACTGAATTTGCTAAGGATGTCCTGGAGGGACTTTCAGCAAAACCCAAACACCTCTCCTCTAAGTATTTTTATGATGAAAAAGGAGACAAGCTTTTTCAAAAAATTATGGGCCTACCAGAATACTACCTTACCAAAAAGGAGTTTTCTATTTTGGATAGCCATAAAGTCGAAATTTTGGCTGATTTATTGGCATCCCCTTCCTTCAATTTAGTAGAATTGGGAGCAGGAGATGGTTTGAAAACAAAAATTTTAATACGGTATTTACAAAATGAAAAGGCCAATTTCACTTATTATCCTATTGATATATCAGGCTCTGTATTAAGGGAACTTAAGACAGACCTCCAACAGTCATTTCCTGCATTGGATGTTCAGCCCATTAAGGGTACTTACAAACGAGCATTAGAAGAAAGGAAGTGGGAAAATCAACATCCCTCGCTATTACTTTTTCTTGGGGGGAATATTGGTAATTTCACCTACCAAGAGGCGTTTAGCATGTTGAACAGGATTGCTAGATCCCTAAAATCAGGGGATTATTTATTGGTCGGCTTTGATTTAAAAAAGGATCCTGCCACAATACTGAAGGCATATAATGACGCTGAAGGCGTTACAAGAGATTTTAATCTCAATATTCTTTCACGGATCAATAAAGAGCTCGGAGGGAATTTCGATATGGCAAAATTTAAGCATTGGCCCACCTATGATCCAGTAACAGGGGAGTGCCGTAGCTATTTGGTGAGTTCAGAAAAGCAAAAAGTAGAGGTCAAGGATTTGAAAAGGACTTTTTATTTTGAAAATGCGGAGGCTATTCACACCGAGATTTCCAAGAAATATAGCCATGAAGAATTGGAGGAATTGGCCGTGAAAAGTGGCTTTCGGGTAATTCGGGATTTTGATGATCCTGACCATTATTTTACCGATGCCCTTTGGCAGAAGCAATGAAGGTTTTGTTTCTTGATAGGGGTATGGTATCTTCGCCTTCCTTTGAAGAAAACCGTTCATGAAAAGTAAGCCTTTTACCTATTTATTTTATGTCCAATATTTTGGGTATCGATATCACGGTTGGCAGAAACAACCGGGAGTGAAAACTGTCCAAGAGATGCTGGAAAGGAGTTTCAAGGGATGGCTAGGGCATGGTGAATTTAAGCTTCTTGGTGCAGGGAGGACGGATGCAGGGGTTTCCTGTATGCAAGGAGCTTTTGAGCTATTTTCTGCCACAGAGGAACAGTTGGATGGGATGGTAAAAGGGGTGAATGCATTTTTACCGGATGATATCCGGCTATTGTCCGTGGAACCTATCGGGCAGGATTTTAATATTATCCAAGATGTCAGGGAAAAGGAGTACCGCTACTATTTTTCCTATGGTGCCAAACCTCATCCGTTTTCTGCGCCTTTTGTGGTGGTTTTTCCGGAACAGCTTGACGTCAAATTGATGCAGGAAGCGGCCTTGTATTTTGAAGGCTTAAACGATTTTCGAAATTTTTGTACCAAACCAAAGTCGGATGCGGTTTTTACGAGGGAAGTTTTTGCTTCATCCGTGAAGGAATATAAACAACCAGAGATGGAGTGGGATTTGCAGGCTCCTACTTACTGTTTTAGTGTGAAAGGCAAGGGGTTTATGCGAAACCAAGTGCGGTTAATGATGGGGACGCTTTATGATATTGGAAGAGGGAAGTTAACCATCCGTGAACTCCAAGAAGCCCTGAAAGGTCATAGGAATGTATTTCCCTTGAGTGAAAAAGCACCTGCTCGCGGATTAGTGCTAAACCAGGTCCTGTTTAAAAAATAAGAGCCCTCTTCTCCTGAAAAGGGCTCTTAATAATTAGACTTCGATTATTCAAAAAACTTTTTAAGTCCTTCGATTTTTTGTGCGAGAGAAGCTTCTACTTTTCTATAGGCGTCCCTATTGGGAAGGCTTTCATTGACTGAAATATAATATTTGATTTTTGGTTCTGTTCCAGATGGACGGGCAGAAATCTTGCTGCCATCCTCAAGGTAAAATTGGATGACATTACTTTTGTCCAAGTCCAAGTCCTCTTCTGTTCCATCTGCGATATTATAAACTTTGCTTTCCTTTACATCAACTACTTTCACCACTTTGGTACCGTTGATGGCCTCAGGCCTGTTGGTCCTAAAACCGTGCATTAATTGTTGGATCTGTTCGGCGCCGTCTTTGCCTTTTTTGGTTACGGATATGAGGGATTCTTTGTAAAATCCATACGATTGATAAATCTCCGCGAGCACATCAAAGAGGGTCATGCCTTTTTCTTTGTAATAGGCCACTACTTCGGCCAACATGGCACAAGCAGAAACACCATCTTTGTCCCTTACGGCATCACCCACTAAGAAACCATAACTTTCCTCACCACCTCCGACAAACTGCTTCTTTCCTTCCAGTTCACGGATGATGGCAGCTATGTTTTTAAAACCTGTCAGAACGCGGTAACATGGGATGTTAAATCCGTGGCAAATCTCTTCAATAAGCTCCGTCGTGACGATGGTATTGACCATAAACTGATCTCCGGTGAACAAGCCGTGCTCTCTCCACTGGTTTAGCAGGTAATATGTAAGAATGCTACCGGTTTGGTTGCCATTGAGCAGTTCGTATTCGCCCTTTTCGTTAGGAATGGCAGCGGCATAACGATCTCCATCAGGATCACAGGCCAGCACAAGTTCAGCATTGACTTCCTTAGCAAGTTTCAGCGAAAGGCTAAGGGCTTCGGCTTCCTCTGGATTTGGGTAAACCACTGTAGGAAAAGTACCGTCAGGCGCTTCTTGCTCCTTCACAACATGTATGTTTTCAAACCCAAAGGTTTTTAGGGCAGCAGGAACCATTTTTCCCGAAGCTCCATGAATGGGAGAAAACACGATGCACATATCCCGTTGGTTAAGGATGGCTTTTGGCGAAAGGCTGAATTTTTTGATGTCATTGAGGTAGGTCAGATCCATCTCTGCACCGATATATTCGATCAATGCATCATTTTTATCCCATTTTACATCATCAATGGATTTGATTTT comes from Echinicola vietnamensis DSM 17526 and encodes:
- a CDS encoding glycosyltransferase family 2 protein, whose protein sequence is MFSVVIPLYNKSENITRTLKSVQEQTHTDFEIVIVNDGSTDDSVEKVEDFKDSRIKLYHKKNGGVSDARNYGISRSTRPFIAFMDADDLWKPNYLEEMAKLIEEYPEAGMYNCAHSTIYKGKSYDMNHDLKRGIIENYFKTCLKYVIAWTSATIVRKNVFDKVGGFPVGMISGEDVYTWAKIALNYPVAFHPDSLTIYIKQDGSIVHRSNKKDNCKETWQDLYQKNNNDANVYIAMKAILKGTRYAWGGYLSESKKIEKDFKYINQYPGIQHSWKKLYLLNRTPSFVKKLILGYKQVVAQSNTSTS
- a CDS encoding GumC family protein, with product MNNNEFDYYTEGSGSNDTFDFKELFSKYLRFWPIILLSMVLFGSAAYFYNQTQPSEYKVSGKLLIEEDLQRGNILNLTNMPQDLNNSLINKMANDGHQLKSYNLANEVLDKMDFDVEYYQEGIFKDHEIYQSSPIKVEVDWNHPQLTENKFKIEWKNAENYIISYISDEYMLDTPSDGKLEHIEISTTPKAFPFNRWIETAHARIKVTPVEKLAPGAVKVILRSRKSLLAQYTGENLTIAPVDAMSSILNVSLITTVPDKGSDYVNTLLETFLDNSLEEKNLQARKTVDFIDNQISGVSDTLSTIENKLQSFRSQNKTYNIGTEGSSIFQKITELESELNQENFKNDYYKNLQSYLTKEDYSDIILPSGIGIDDPILNKLIQDLILLQSERSQYLATQTASAPNVKEVSKKIEDLNKSIIEVLKNTISNSDRLVSSLQTRLNRLESEFKKLPSTEQDLLRIQRSFTLNENIYTFLMQRRAEAAISMVSNTAPDKIMESAKPSYTPLPLKPLTNYIIGIAVGFILPVLIISIMIFTNVKVKDRKELESKLNNPVLTSVGHNSNKNNLVVLNKNKSSIAEAFRSLRTNLTFIVPKEEKITIAITSSIAGEGKSFTSMNLASAYSIADKKTILVGCDMHKPKLFNDFKLSNAVGLSTYLSKQVNDVNAVIQKSPYPNLDLMVAGPTPPNPAELLIGNQFETMIKELKEIYDVIIFDTPPIGLTSETLAVLKMVNVTLCVVRYNYSDHSFIEDINSLKDKKGFRNIYTVFNDVPSKELNYGGYGYGYYSDDKNKSSMINKIFKGGSGRAAV
- a CDS encoding polysaccharide biosynthesis/export family protein, encoding MKQIRNLTIFCLIGLLSFSCISNKKLIYLQEQDADKMVATSGDLKVHKYEDYKLQLNDVLDVNIRTTSPELNLLFNDSDASSNSNAMRGGLADGGDVYFMTGYTIDDEGFIELPVIGNLKVVGLTVEEAKTLVEEEVIQYVNSASDYFVRVRLGGMRYSALGEFNNPGKYTILQNRVTILEAIANAGEMTTVANRHEVTLIRQYPEGSKVYKINLLDERIMESDLYFLRPNDLIYAEPMKVRELGTGATFVQTFQLLVTTLTLGVLIYNATNNN
- a CDS encoding deoxycytidylate deaminase, encoding MSKPDFDDIFMELAVNLAKRSHCIKKHVGAVLTKETRIISIGYNGPPSGTHNCDEEFPESGCSRDSKGSCSLAIHAEQNAILYAVKNNASVEGSTLYVTLAPCLACARIIYSMGVAKVVYMYSYAAYKGLPYDEGVEFLKKFGVEVEHYDKEIIYEDHLI
- the murB gene encoding UDP-N-acetylmuramate dehydrogenase → MNIQENISLKPYNTFQIDKKARFFIEVESVHEIKETLQYAREQNLPVLILGGGSNVLLTKDVFALVIKISIKGIEVLKEDDSHVWVKAGAGEVWHDFVLHTISHQWAGVENLSLIPGTVGASPMQNIGAYGIEIKEVFDHLEAINRDSLETVKIDKETCKFGYRDSIFKNVARDQYIITHVVYRLSKKPTFNVSYGAIRSTLENMGHQESSYSLKHISDAVIKIRQEKLPDPKKLGNAGSFFKNPILTKAQFEQLKRDYPTIPFYPQENGVKVPAAWLLEMAGWKGKTFGDVGVHKNQPLVLVNYGNGDGEAIKALSEKIQRDIKEKFNIHLYPEVNFI
- a CDS encoding succinylglutamate desuccinylase/aspartoacylase family protein; protein product: MKEMIINGVRIRPGQSINIEIAIARLPTHTLIDLPVFIRRSKEDGPVVLISGGVHGDEINGIVAVKRMLEEELLQPVRGTIIYIPLVNVYGFLSNSRTFPDGRDLNRSFPGNNKGSLASQIAYILTNEIIPVIDYGIDIHTGGRMLGNYPQIRVDFKDKVGMEMAKAFGARFVLNSSHIDKSFRKEAFKRKKHILVYEGGESMRLDEFSVEEAIKGTKRMLNYLGVIDEDIPMDEPIIIKESSWTRAKISGIFTPVVQIGDEVKKRQVLARISDPYGQVKVPVKSSSNGYVVGLNNSPVVNAGDALFHIGKD
- the egtB gene encoding ergothioneine biosynthesis protein EgtB gives rise to the protein MTFESYIQIRERSEQLCANLETEDFVIQAAEHVSPAKWHLAHTSWFFETFVLKPYLSDYQEFHPDFSFFFNSYYNAVGERTVRNHRGLMTRPTTEEVFDYRGYIDEQMKTVLENGLTEEVEATILLGLNHEQQHQELLLTDIKYNLWQNPLLPAVINIKEYLKQEEGGWIKMKSGIYEIGHEGEGFCYDNECSQHKVYLDDFEIGSQLVSNRMYLEFIKAGGYEKPDFWHSDGWTWVQQEAITGPLYWIKQGGDISCYTLDGKKELDLDAPLAHVSYYEAAAYAEWAGCRLPTEAEWEVANRKFSWGNRWEWTNSAYLPYPRYQKAPGAIGEYNGKFMINQMVLRGASVATSPGHSRSTYRNFFHPQYQWQFTGIRLCKK
- the egtD gene encoding L-histidine N(alpha)-methyltransferase: MESTIKTDTEFAKDVLEGLSAKPKHLSSKYFYDEKGDKLFQKIMGLPEYYLTKKEFSILDSHKVEILADLLASPSFNLVELGAGDGLKTKILIRYLQNEKANFTYYPIDISGSVLRELKTDLQQSFPALDVQPIKGTYKRALEERKWENQHPSLLLFLGGNIGNFTYQEAFSMLNRIARSLKSGDYLLVGFDLKKDPATILKAYNDAEGVTRDFNLNILSRINKELGGNFDMAKFKHWPTYDPVTGECRSYLVSSEKQKVEVKDLKRTFYFENAEAIHTEISKKYSHEELEELAVKSGFRVIRDFDDPDHYFTDALWQKQ